A single uncultured Methanolobus sp. DNA region contains:
- a CDS encoding cobaltochelatase subunit CobN — protein sequence MAALTGVAAGAEQKTKITYIGYSENEALELASQSNAYSDLIEYTFIPYYNKTNGASAELLAASESGFLETQDIIFCNMVGGSVYTAYNGSINNSLVHAQENGAELYSIRSTKTPSYFDYITSGSDEEDPICTYYNAMGTTEEGIENAENLLIYLAMKTKVSYIGYSENEALELASQSNAYSDLIEYTFIPYYNKTNGASAELLAASESGFLETQDIIFCNMVGGSVYTAYNGSINDSLVHAQENGAELYSIRSTKTPSYFDYITSGSDEEDPICTYYNAMGTTEEGIENAENLLIYLAMKTKVSYIGYSENEALELASQSNAYNDLIEYTFIPYYNKTNGASAELLAASESGFLETQDIIFCNMVGGSVYTAYNGSINDSLVHAQENGAELYSIRSTKTPSYFDYITSGSDEEDPICTYYNAMGTTEEGIENAENLLIYLAMKTKVSYIGYSENEALELASQSNAYNDLIEYTFIPYYNKTNGASAELLAASESGFLETQDIIFCNMVGGSVYTAYNGSINDSLVHAQENGAELYSIRSTKTPSYFDYITSGSDEEDSICTYYNAMGTTEEGIENAENLLIYLAMKTKVSYIGYSENEALELASQSNAYNDLIEYTFIPYYNKTNGASAELLAASESGFLETQDIIFCNMVGGSVYTAYNGSINDSLVHAQENGAELYSIRSTKTPSYFDYITSGSDEEDPICTYYNAMGTTEEGIENAENLLIYLATGSSTFSKMVTLGNSNVNFTEFVFVLGTEVNEITLSNSILDVNISDNLNVTIFTPSNPVPDEFDFSTYGMIFIESQNESTVEDWTSSISYAKKGGSNVIGYNLSSNITLPNIDLYSDEYTDIERYWIQGNETNMVNMVKFMGQKFSDVLKNENISEPMILQDKVNVTFILNSNTRLNDLKTVVAEREIITDRFNVNLMSGEEATNVTDFTDQDVIILYMVGSDQIPLFRDALIEAQNGDTEIGTFGMDAYSEGIGTIDMDNHSMMQDYFDEGGTSNMERWIRYTGVNFERIYIECNPVSAPDIPNTGIYHPDAFPTIFANCDEYIDWYSTRADGGHIYDSDAPTIGIANYEIKSNSLANTADDALIRYIESQGCNVIYATEEAFKDEDTDGNKDADYYTLNGSVLVESIIALKGFYINFDLDAGQEFFNEYNVPIIKGTYDQYQSTSEYVNSSHGLTPSSLYYQVAYPEIEGRIDYIWLAGLDTDEETQNEYYNPIDEQIEWICDRAIAWAELGEMDNSDKKVSIIYYNHEGGKNNIGASYLDIGSSFTLLLESMKEAGYDLGNNTIPNGSEFIDLFITSRNVGSWAPGELEKVIESGYVTMMPVDDYLQYYNELPESVREEVEETWGEAPGDIMTYENTSGEYFVIPTIQLGNINFIPQPTRAGLSDESLIYHNESIPPTHQYLATYFWINNDYDADAMIHFGTHGTQEWLPGKEVGLWRYDYPSIMAAETPIIYPYIMDNVGEGTQAKRRGNAVIIDHLTPPIIEAGLYGDLATMQEKINNYQDAKDDNDTAMMALYRNSTVQLYENLTLGEDLGVSTAELNNMTNDDFSSFLDDTLEEYLEELKDELIPYGLHIFGVAPEDFKLVSMVKSMIGDDFTDHIYDVLSEGTQEEREEEASDDATLLLNATLINGVNVSDAQFAVLGQNYTSITADLELALEYADNLEQTTREINQTLKALNAGYIEPAPGNDPIRNPSALPTGNNFYSFDQRLIPDQETQDQGSAVMKAWLESYKEENGEYPNKVAFILWSVETMRNEGLMEAQIYELLGVKPERSSGRLTGAFNVTPVSELGHPRIDVVIVPSGLYRDTFPFQLELLDNAVRAVADLDEANETNYVRANSLVIEDAMLELGYNETVAHYISRSRIFSEAEGTYGTGVSSAAEASDTWENSTELADLFISRMSNIYGADVWGDNYEDVFMLNLVGVDVAMHSDSSNLYGLIDNDDVYQYLGGLGLAIRSLGGDVSLFIADFTSVDNPEIITLEEAFSKELTARYLNPNWVTGMMEFDYAGARELMKTVEYMWGWEATTPDLVTDSDWDKIYETYILDSQNIGVDDFLKENAYQYQSITSRMIETIRKEGWEASDDTLNNLVNEYVKSVVENGVTCCHHTCGNAQLSDFIAGQMQAAGVTAEMQAAYNKLMYEATLRDEFAVHQQTDDSFVQQAHDDSLNSVQRAMASGSGSSNQTMMADSGGAGTDYETPVQDSGKSTPDNYVQGYEMTHESVVNDNSVNSPTFSSSDILASVFVVGALGAIYVGFWKRRKF from the coding sequence AACGGAGCCGAGCTTTACAGCATTAGGTCTACCAAAACTCCTTCATATTTCGATTACATCACAAGTGGTTCTGATGAAGAAGACCCAATATGCACCTATTATAACGCAATGGGTACCACAGAAGAAGGAATAGAGAACGCAGAGAATTTGCTTATCTATCTTGCAATGAAAACAAAGGTTTCTTACATCGGTTATTCTGAGAATGAAGCCTTGGAGCTCGCAAGCCAGAGCAATGCTTACAGTGATCTTATTGAATACACCTTCATTCCTTACTACAATAAAACAAACGGTGCAAGTGCTGAATTACTTGCTGCGTCAGAAAGCGGTTTCCTTGAAACCCAGGACATTATTTTCTGTAATATGGTCGGAGGTTCAGTCTATACTGCATATAATGGCAGTATAAACGACAGTCTGGTACACGCACAGGAAAACGGAGCCGAGCTTTACAGCATCAGGTCTACCAAAACTCCTTCATATTTCGATTACATCACAAGTGGTTCTGATGAAGAAGACCCAATATGCACCTATTATAACGCAATGGGTACCACAGAAGAAGGAATAGAGAACGCAGAGAATTTGCTTATCTATCTTGCAATGAAAACAAAGGTTTCTTACATCGGTTATTCTGAGAATGAAGCCTTGGAGCTCGCAAGCCAGAGCAATGCTTACAATGATCTTATTGAATACACCTTCATTCCTTACTACAATAAAACAAACGGTGCAAGTGCTGAATTACTTGCCGCCTCTGAAAGCGGTTTCCTTGAAACCCAGGACATTATTTTCTGTAATATGGTCGGAGGTTCAGTCTATACTGCATATAATGGCAGTATAAACGACAGTCTGGTACACGCACAGGAAAACGGAGCCGAGCTTTACAGCATCAGGTCTACCAAAACTCCTTCATATTTCGATTACATCACAAGTGGTTCTGATGAAGAAGACCCAATATGCACCTATTATAACGCAATGGGTACCACAGAAGAAGGAATAGAGAACGCAGAGAATTTGCTTATCTATCTTGCAATGAAAACAAAGGTTTCTTACATCGGTTATTCTGAGAATGAAGCCTTGGAGCTCGCAAGCCAGAGCAATGCTTACAATGATCTTATTGAATACACCTTCATTCCTTACTACAATAAAACAAACGGTGCAAGTGCTGAATTACTTGCCGCCTCTGAAAGCGGTTTCCTTGAAACCCAGGACATTATTTTCTGTAATATGGTCGGAGGTTCAGTCTATACTGCATATAATGGCAGTATAAACGACAGTCTGGTACACGCACAGGAAAACGGAGCCGAGCTTTACAGCATCAGGTCTACCAAAACTCCTTCATATTTCGATTATATCACAAGTGGTTCTGATGAAGAAGACTCAATATGCACCTATTATAACGCAATGGGTACCACAGAAGAAGGAATAGAGAACGCTGAGAATTTGCTTATCTATCTTGCAATGAAAACAAAGGTTTCTTACATCGGTTATTCTGAGAATGAAGCCTTGGAGCTCGCAAGCCAGAGCAATGCTTACAATGATCTTATTGAATACACCTTCATTCCTTACTACAATAAAACAAACGGTGCAAGTGCTGAATTACTTGCCGCCTCTGAAAGCGGTTTCCTTGAAACCCAGGACATTATTTTCTGTAATATGGTCGGAGGTTCAGTCTATACTGCATATAATGGCAGTATAAACGACAGTCTGGTACACGCACAGGAAAACGGAGCCGAGCTTTACAGCATCAGGTCTACCAAAACTCCTTCATATTTCGATTACATCACAAGTGGTTCTGATGAAGAAGACCCAATATGCACCTATTATAACGCAATGGGTACCACAGAAGAAGGAATAGAGAACGCAGAGAATTTGCTTATCTATCTTGCAACAGGCAGTTCTACTTTTTCGAAAATGGTTACTCTTGGAAATTCCAATGTAAATTTCACTGAATTTGTGTTCGTCCTAGGTACAGAGGTTAATGAGATTACCCTAAGTAATTCAATACTCGATGTAAATATTTCTGATAATCTAAATGTCACCATATTTACACCTTCCAATCCTGTACCAGATGAGTTTGATTTCTCCACTTATGGAATGATCTTCATCGAATCACAGAACGAATCCACAGTTGAAGACTGGACCTCCAGCATAAGTTATGCTAAAAAAGGCGGTTCAAATGTTATTGGATACAATCTTTCTTCCAATATTACATTACCTAACATAGACTTGTATTCTGATGAATACACAGATATTGAAAGGTACTGGATACAGGGTAACGAAACAAATATGGTCAATATGGTCAAATTCATGGGGCAGAAATTCTCTGATGTTTTGAAAAATGAAAATATTTCTGAACCAATGATTTTACAGGATAAAGTTAATGTTACCTTTATCCTCAATTCCAACACCAGGCTAAATGACCTTAAAACAGTGGTAGCTGAGAGAGAAATCATCACTGACCGTTTCAACGTCAATTTAATGTCTGGTGAAGAAGCCACCAATGTAACTGACTTTACAGATCAGGATGTAATCATTCTTTATATGGTAGGTTCCGACCAGATTCCTCTTTTCAGAGATGCACTTATTGAAGCTCAGAATGGTGATACGGAAATAGGAACATTTGGAATGGATGCATACAGTGAAGGTATCGGTACAATAGATATGGATAATCACAGTATGATGCAGGATTACTTTGATGAAGGTGGAACTTCCAATATGGAAAGATGGATTCGATACACGGGAGTAAACTTTGAACGAATCTACATTGAATGTAATCCCGTATCTGCACCAGATATTCCAAATACAGGTATTTATCATCCAGATGCATTCCCAACAATATTCGCAAATTGTGATGAGTATATAGATTGGTATTCTACAAGGGCAGATGGTGGACATATTTACGATTCTGATGCACCTACCATAGGAATTGCTAACTATGAAATAAAAAGTAATTCACTTGCTAATACTGCTGATGATGCACTCATAAGGTATATTGAATCACAAGGTTGCAATGTCATATATGCAACAGAAGAGGCATTTAAGGATGAGGACACAGACGGCAATAAGGATGCTGACTATTATACATTAAATGGCAGTGTTCTTGTAGAATCTATAATCGCATTAAAAGGGTTCTATATAAATTTTGATCTGGATGCAGGACAGGAGTTTTTCAATGAGTATAATGTTCCAATTATAAAAGGAACGTATGATCAATACCAATCAACTTCAGAGTATGTTAACAGTTCACATGGTCTAACTCCTTCATCTCTCTATTATCAGGTTGCTTATCCTGAAATCGAAGGTCGTATTGATTACATATGGCTAGCTGGTCTTGATACTGATGAGGAGACTCAGAATGAGTATTATAATCCAATAGATGAACAGATCGAGTGGATATGTGACAGGGCTATTGCATGGGCAGAGCTTGGTGAGATGGACAATTCTGACAAGAAGGTAAGCATCATTTATTACAACCACGAAGGTGGTAAGAACAATATTGGTGCCAGCTATCTGGATATTGGTTCAAGTTTCACATTGCTTCTGGAGAGTATGAAAGAAGCAGGATATGACCTTGGAAACAACACAATTCCAAATGGAAGTGAGTTCATTGACCTGTTCATAACCAGCAGGAATGTTGGATCATGGGCACCTGGTGAACTTGAAAAGGTGATTGAATCCGGTTATGTGACAATGATGCCTGTAGATGACTATCTCCAATATTACAACGAACTTCCGGAAAGTGTCCGCGAAGAGGTTGAGGAAACATGGGGAGAAGCTCCAGGAGATATCATGACCTATGAGAATACCAGTGGAGAGTATTTTGTCATACCAACAATTCAGCTTGGTAATATCAACTTCATTCCACAGCCAACAAGGGCAGGACTTTCCGATGAGTCACTTATTTACCACAATGAATCCATACCACCTACACACCAGTACCTTGCAACATACTTCTGGATCAACAATGATTATGATGCAGATGCAATGATACACTTTGGTACACATGGTACTCAGGAATGGCTGCCAGGTAAGGAAGTAGGACTATGGAGATATGACTATCCATCTATCATGGCTGCTGAGACTCCTATTATTTATCCATACATCATGGACAATGTAGGTGAAGGTACACAGGCAAAACGCCGTGGTAATGCAGTCATTATCGATCACCTTACTCCTCCAATAATTGAAGCCGGTCTCTATGGTGACCTTGCTACAATGCAGGAGAAAATAAACAATTACCAGGACGCAAAAGACGATAATGATACTGCAATGATGGCACTTTACCGCAACAGTACTGTACAGCTATACGAGAATCTGACCCTTGGGGAGGATCTTGGTGTATCAACTGCTGAATTGAATAACATGACCAATGATGACTTCTCCAGTTTCCTGGATGATACACTGGAAGAATATCTTGAAGAGCTCAAGGATGAACTAATTCCATACGGCTTACACATATTCGGTGTGGCACCTGAAGATTTTAAACTTGTTTCAATGGTCAAATCCATGATTGGTGATGACTTCACAGACCATATCTATGACGTGCTTTCAGAGGGTACCCAGGAAGAAAGAGAAGAAGAAGCAAGTGATGATGCTACATTGCTTTTGAATGCTACATTGATCAACGGAGTAAATGTTTCAGATGCTCAATTTGCAGTTCTTGGTCAGAATTACACAAGTATTACAGCAGATCTTGAACTTGCACTCGAATATGCAGACAATCTTGAGCAGACTACCCGTGAGATAAACCAGACACTTAAAGCTCTTAATGCTGGATACATTGAACCTGCTCCAGGAAATGATCCTATTCGAAATCCAAGTGCTTTACCAACTGGAAATAACTTCTATAGTTTCGACCAGAGACTGATACCTGATCAGGAAACACAGGATCAGGGAAGTGCAGTCATGAAAGCATGGCTTGAATCATATAAGGAAGAGAATGGAGAATATCCGAACAAGGTTGCCTTCATTCTGTGGTCTGTTGAAACCATGCGTAATGAAGGTTTGATGGAAGCACAGATATACGAACTACTTGGTGTTAAACCAGAAAGAAGTTCAGGCAGACTCACTGGAGCGTTTAATGTAACTCCTGTTAGTGAACTTGGTCATCCAAGGATTGATGTTGTGATTGTGCCTTCAGGACTTTATCGTGACACTTTCCCATTCCAGCTTGAACTCTTAGATAATGCTGTTCGAGCGGTTGCAGATCTTGATGAGGCAAATGAGACGAATTATGTGAGAGCAAATTCACTTGTAATTGAAGATGCTATGCTAGAACTTGGATACAATGAAACTGTTGCACATTACATATCCAGATCAAGGATATTCAGTGAAGCTGAAGGAACTTACGGCACGGGTGTTTCCTCAGCAGCGGAAGCCAGTGATACATGGGAAAATTCAACCGAGCTTGCTGATCTTTTCATATCCAGGATGTCTAATATCTATGGAGCAGATGTATGGGGTGATAACTATGAGGATGTGTTCATGCTCAATCTTGTTGGTGTAGATGTGGCAATGCATAGTGACTCATCAAACCTCTATGGTCTCATTGATAATGATGATGTTTATCAGTATCTTGGTGGACTTGGTCTGGCTATAAGGTCACTTGGCGGTGATGTTTCATTGTTTATTGCAGACTTTACGAGTGTGGATAATCCTGAAATCATTACTCTAGAGGAAGCATTCAGCAAAGAGCTGACAGCAAGATATCTTAATCCAAACTGGGTAACCGGTATGATGGAATTCGATTATGCCGGTGCCAGAGAGCTGATGAAAACAGTTGAGTATATGTGGGGTTGGGAAGCAACAACTCCGGATCTTGTAACTGACTCCGATTGGGACAAGATATACGAAACTTACATCCTTGACTCACAGAATATTGGTGTTGATGACTTCCTGAAAGAAAATGCATACCAGTATCAGTCTATAACTAGCAGAATGATAGAAACTATCAGGAAAGAGGGCTGGGAAGCTTCAGATGATACCCTGAACAATCTTGTCAATGAATATGTCAAGTCTGTGGTTGAAAATGGCGTAACCTGTTGTCACCACACCTGTGGTAATGCACAGCTTTCTGACTTCATAGCTGGACAAATGCAGGCAGCAGGAGTAACCGCAGAAATGCAGGCAGCATACAATAAATTGATGTATGAAGCTACCCTGAGGGACGAGTTTGCGGTACATCAGCAGACTGATGATAGCTTTGTGCAACAGGCACATGACGATTCTCTAAACTCAGTCCAGAGAGCCATGGCATCAGGTTCAGGCTCATCCAACCAGACAATGATGGCAGATTCAGGAGGAGCAGGAACAGATTATGAAACACCAGTTCAGGACTCAGGAAAATCAACTCCTGACAACTATGTCCAGGGTTATGAAATGACTCATGAGAGTGTTGTTAACGACAACAGTGTGAATAGCCCGACATTCTCAAGTTCGGATATTCTTGCATCAGTATTCGTTGTTGGAGCTCTTGGAGCTATATATGTAGGATTCTGGAAGAGAAGGAAATTCTAG
- a CDS encoding transposase, translated as MQPPLIPLNEDYKWKLLSEILNVFDSRATRQILSRRGILPLQKSIPAIKIVLLSMFFSSDISYVVREIEERESLRGFLKTNTVLTENQIYSTLSKYDPEEFIGFIIDTLNNACPKRKRGSRGIIIDSTDINLQLNWNAKKISKKSLEEKEYKWGHSTHRGFFIGMKLTLALDHSTLKPLAFLINEANVAEPKIYPMILSELKRKRITKAGDIIFADRGYYSYENYAISIKEFKVVPLIFPRKNCNFRKLFNMMAYPLNIFDSKRDTNAEISVYKRIIAKFKELISDWKNFRKVRSIIEDVFKLAKKAYSMENLHRYTKRSVQKYCSLAVLLVGMTVNIGIKEKKDLQVLAE; from the coding sequence ATGCAACCCCCGCTTATACCACTAAACGAAGATTACAAATGGAAATTGTTATCTGAAATACTAAATGTTTTCGATTCAAGAGCAACCAGACAGATTCTTTCAAGGAGGGGCATTCTGCCCCTCCAAAAATCAATACCTGCCATAAAAATAGTTCTTCTGAGCATGTTCTTTTCAAGTGATATCTCCTATGTTGTAAGAGAGATCGAAGAAAGGGAAAGCTTGAGGGGATTTCTAAAAACAAATACAGTATTAACAGAAAACCAAATTTATTCAACTCTGAGCAAGTATGACCCTGAAGAATTCATCGGTTTTATCATTGACACTCTGAATAATGCATGCCCTAAGAGAAAAAGAGGCTCAAGAGGCATAATTATAGACAGTACTGATATAAACCTCCAACTTAACTGGAATGCAAAAAAAATAAGCAAGAAAAGTCTTGAAGAAAAAGAATACAAATGGGGCCATTCAACTCACAGAGGATTCTTCATAGGAATGAAACTGACTCTTGCTCTGGATCATTCCACACTCAAACCATTAGCATTTCTTATCAATGAAGCGAATGTAGCGGAACCTAAGATCTATCCTATGATTCTTTCAGAACTGAAGAGAAAAAGGATAACAAAAGCAGGAGACATTATATTTGCGGACAGAGGATATTATTCCTATGAAAACTATGCGATCTCCATAAAAGAGTTCAAGGTTGTTCCACTGATATTTCCTCGCAAGAATTGTAATTTCAGGAAGCTCTTCAATATGATGGCATATCCTTTGAACATATTCGATTCAAAAAGGGATACCAATGCTGAAATTAGTGTTTATAAGAGAATCATTGCAAAGTTCAAGGAACTGATAAGTGACTGGAAAAACTTCAGAAAAGTAAGGTCTATTATCGAAGATGTGTTCAAATTGGCGAAGAAAGCTTACTCTATGGAGAATTTGCATCGATATACGAAGAGATCTGTTCAAAAATACTGCTCTTTAGCTGTACTTTTAGTCGGGATGACTGTAAACATCGGTATTAAGGAAAAGAAGGACTTACAAGTCTTGGCTGAATGA